One Rossellomorea aquimaris DNA window includes the following coding sequences:
- a CDS encoding F0F1 ATP synthase subunit B — MLTNAFVLGAGGGFTGGDIVFQLAMFLILLALLKKFAWGPLMGIMQERENHIAGEIEAAEQSRLEANKSLEEQRQLLKEARQEAQAMIENSKKQGDEQREQIIIAARQESERLKESAKREIETQKEQAMAALREQVASLSVLIASKVIEKELSVQDQQKLINDYIKEAGEER; from the coding sequence GTGCTTACAAACGCATTTGTCCTTGGAGCTGGTGGCGGCTTTACAGGTGGAGATATCGTATTCCAGCTTGCTATGTTCCTTATCCTTCTTGCGTTATTGAAGAAGTTTGCTTGGGGTCCTTTGATGGGCATCATGCAAGAGCGTGAGAATCACATTGCAGGCGAAATAGAAGCGGCTGAACAAAGCCGTCTAGAAGCAAATAAGAGCTTGGAAGAACAGCGTCAACTTTTAAAAGAGGCTCGTCAAGAAGCGCAAGCGATGATCGAGAACTCTAAAAAGCAAGGCGATGAGCAACGTGAACAAATCATCATTGCCGCTCGTCAGGAGTCTGAGCGCTTGAAAGAATCTGCGAAGCGTGAAATCGAGACGCAGAAAGAACAAGCGATGGCAGCATTACGCGAGCAGGTTGCTTCACTATCTGTTCTGATTGCATCGAAAGTGATTGAAAAAGAACTTTCTGTTCAAGATCAACAGAAGCTGATCAACGATTATATTAAAGAGGCAGGAGAAGAGCGATGA
- a CDS encoding F0F1 ATP synthase subunit epsilon, producing MKTLKVNIVTPDGPVYDSEVEMVSTKAQSGELGILPGHIPMVAPLQIGAVRLKKGGNTELVAVSGGFLEVRPEQVTILAQSAETAEAIDVQRAKEAKGRAEDRMQAQRDDVDFRRAELALKRAMNRINVSERNF from the coding sequence ATGAAGACATTAAAAGTCAATATTGTCACTCCCGATGGCCCAGTGTACGATTCAGAAGTGGAAATGGTGAGCACGAAAGCTCAAAGCGGTGAGCTTGGAATCTTACCTGGACACATTCCGATGGTTGCTCCACTACAAATCGGTGCGGTTCGCCTGAAAAAAGGTGGCAACACTGAGCTTGTAGCTGTCAGTGGCGGATTCTTAGAAGTACGTCCTGAACAAGTGACAATTCTAGCACAGTCTGCTGAAACAGCAGAAGCTATCGATGTACAACGCGCTAAAGAAGCAAAAGGCCGCGCAGAAGACCGCATGCAGGCACAACGCGACGACGTAGACTTCCGTCGTGCCGAACTCGCTCTAAAGCGTGCCATGAACAGAATTAACGTTTCCGAACGTAACTTCTAA
- a CDS encoding F0F1 ATP synthase subunit gamma: MASLRDIKTRITSTKKTSQITKAMEMVSASKLNRAESNAKAFVPYMEKIQEVVASISLGSTDVTHPMLVSRPVKKTGYLVITSDRGLAGAYNSSVIRAVSNAIKERHSSQDEYAIIALGRIGRDFFQKRGDNVVEGIVGLPDQPNFADIKDIANKAVSMFSDGAYDELYMYYNHYVSAIQQDVTEKKVLPLTELDSSSSNLTSYEFEPNAEEILEVLLPQYAESLIYGALLDGKASEHAARMTAMRSATDNAKDIINNLTLSYNRARQAAITQEITEIVGGAAALE, from the coding sequence GTGGCATCGTTACGCGACATAAAAACTCGTATTACATCTACGAAGAAAACCAGTCAAATTACGAAAGCAATGGAAATGGTCTCTGCCTCTAAATTGAACCGTGCTGAATCGAATGCGAAAGCCTTCGTCCCATACATGGAGAAAATTCAGGAAGTCGTTGCTTCCATTTCCCTTGGTAGCACAGATGTAACGCATCCGATGCTAGTCTCCCGCCCCGTAAAAAAAACCGGCTACTTGGTCATTACATCTGACCGCGGTTTGGCGGGGGCTTATAACTCGAGCGTCATTCGTGCTGTAAGTAATGCGATTAAAGAGCGTCACAGCTCACAAGATGAATACGCCATTATTGCGTTAGGTCGTATTGGAAGGGACTTCTTCCAAAAACGAGGCGATAATGTAGTGGAAGGTATTGTAGGGCTACCAGATCAACCAAACTTTGCAGACATTAAAGACATTGCCAACAAGGCAGTCAGCATGTTCTCTGATGGTGCTTATGATGAACTTTACATGTACTACAACCACTATGTCAGTGCCATTCAACAAGATGTTACCGAGAAGAAGGTTCTTCCTTTAACGGAGCTTGATTCTTCTTCATCGAACTTAACTTCTTATGAGTTTGAGCCTAATGCTGAAGAAATATTGGAAGTGTTGCTTCCTCAATATGCTGAGAGCTTGATTTACGGAGCGTTACTTGATGGTAAAGCCAGTGAGCACGCGGCCCGTATGACAGCAATGAGAAGCGCAACAGACAATGCGAAAGATATTATTAATAACCTTACACTTTCTTATAACCGTGCGCGTCAAGCAGCGATTACCCAAGAAATCACGGAAATCGTCGGCGGGGCAGCAGCACTCGAATAG
- the atpB gene encoding F0F1 ATP synthase subunit A: MHHENPTAEFLGLTFNLANVLMITVASAVVFLIAVLSTRRLAMKPTGVQNFMEWVMDFVKNIVKSNMDWKTGGRFHLLGLTLLMYIFVSNMLGLPFSVVIDHELWWKSPTADPVITMTLAVMVVVLTHYYAIKMKGFGEYGKDFFRPMSFLFPLKIIEEFANTLTLGLRLYGNIYAGEILLTLLVGSLAHMGAAGLLGAIIPTIVWQAFSIFVGAIQSFIFVMLTMVYMAHKVSLDH, from the coding sequence TTGCATCATGAAAATCCTACAGCCGAGTTTCTAGGGTTAACTTTTAACCTGGCAAACGTACTGATGATCACAGTGGCAAGTGCCGTTGTTTTCCTAATCGCCGTTCTGTCAACTCGTAGACTGGCCATGAAACCAACAGGAGTGCAAAACTTTATGGAGTGGGTCATGGACTTTGTCAAAAATATCGTAAAAAGTAATATGGATTGGAAAACAGGTGGTCGTTTCCATCTCCTTGGACTTACTTTACTCATGTACATTTTCGTTTCGAACATGTTAGGGCTTCCGTTCTCGGTAGTCATTGACCACGAATTATGGTGGAAGTCACCAACAGCGGATCCAGTTATCACTATGACCCTGGCAGTTATGGTCGTTGTGTTAACGCACTATTATGCAATCAAGATGAAAGGCTTCGGTGAATACGGTAAAGACTTCTTCAGACCTATGTCGTTCTTATTCCCGCTGAAGATCATTGAAGAATTTGCCAACACACTAACGCTTGGTCTTCGTCTTTACGGTAACATCTACGCTGGGGAAATCCTGCTTACACTACTGGTAGGAAGCCTCGCACATATGGGAGCAGCCGGATTACTGGGTGCCATTATCCCAACGATTGTATGGCAAGCATTCTCAATCTTTGTCGGCGCAATCCAATCATTTATTTTTGTTATGTTAACGATGGTTTATATGGCTCACAAAGTCAGCCTGGACCATTAA
- the atpA gene encoding F0F1 ATP synthase subunit alpha, with the protein MSIKAEEISALIKKQIENYQSEMKVSDVGTVIQIGDGIARAHGLDNVMAGELVEFSNGVMGMAQNLEENNVGIIILGPFKDIREGDEVRRTGRIMEVPVGQELVGRVVNSLGQPVDGLGPIATTKTRPIEGGAPGVMDRKSVHEPLQTGIKAIDALVPIGRGQRELIIGDRQTGKTSVAIDSILNQKDQDMICIYVAIGQKESTVRNAVETLRKHGALDYTIVVTASAASPAPMLFLAPYAGITMGEEFMHSGKHVLVVYDDLSKQASAYRELSLLLRRPPGREAFPGDVFYLHSRLLERAAKLSDAKGGGSITALPFVETQAGDISAYIPTNVISITDGQIFLQSDLFFSGVRPAINAGLSVSRVGGSAQIKAMKKVSGTLRLDLAAYRELEAFAQFGSDLDKATQAKLNRGARTVEVLKQDLNKPLNVEKQVMIFYSLTKGHLDDIPVTDIRRFEGEFLSWLDHNHTELLDHIRTTKGLPEDDAMVAAINEFKKTFVKSE; encoded by the coding sequence ATGAGCATCAAGGCGGAAGAAATCAGCGCGCTGATAAAAAAGCAAATTGAAAACTATCAGTCTGAGATGAAAGTAAGCGATGTAGGTACAGTTATCCAAATCGGTGACGGTATCGCTCGTGCTCATGGCCTCGACAATGTCATGGCTGGAGAGCTTGTTGAATTTTCTAACGGTGTCATGGGTATGGCGCAGAACTTAGAGGAAAACAACGTAGGTATCATCATTCTCGGACCATTTAAAGACATTCGTGAAGGCGATGAGGTTCGTCGTACTGGACGTATCATGGAAGTTCCAGTAGGACAGGAATTAGTAGGTCGTGTTGTAAACTCACTTGGACAACCAGTTGATGGATTAGGTCCAATTGCGACAACGAAAACACGTCCAATTGAAGGTGGAGCACCTGGTGTAATGGATCGTAAATCCGTACACGAGCCACTTCAAACTGGTATCAAAGCGATCGACGCTCTAGTTCCAATCGGTCGTGGTCAACGTGAGTTAATCATCGGAGACCGTCAAACAGGTAAAACATCTGTTGCGATCGATTCGATCTTAAATCAAAAAGATCAAGACATGATCTGTATCTATGTTGCGATCGGACAAAAAGAATCAACTGTACGTAATGCAGTTGAAACGCTTCGTAAGCACGGTGCCCTTGATTACACAATCGTTGTAACGGCATCAGCTGCTTCACCAGCTCCAATGCTATTCTTAGCACCATACGCTGGTATCACAATGGGTGAAGAATTCATGCATAGCGGCAAGCACGTTCTTGTTGTATATGATGATCTTTCTAAGCAAGCATCTGCTTACCGCGAGCTTTCATTATTATTACGTCGTCCTCCAGGCCGTGAAGCATTCCCTGGTGACGTATTCTACTTACACTCTCGTTTACTTGAGCGTGCAGCGAAATTAAGTGATGCAAAAGGTGGAGGTTCCATCACAGCATTACCATTCGTTGAAACACAAGCAGGAGATATCTCCGCTTATATTCCAACAAACGTTATCTCCATCACTGACGGACAGATTTTCTTACAATCTGACCTATTCTTCTCCGGTGTTCGTCCGGCGATCAATGCAGGTCTTTCCGTATCACGTGTTGGTGGATCCGCACAAATCAAAGCGATGAAGAAGGTTTCCGGTACACTGCGTCTAGACTTAGCGGCATACCGTGAACTTGAAGCATTTGCTCAGTTCGGATCAGATCTTGATAAAGCGACACAAGCGAAACTGAACCGTGGAGCCCGTACTGTTGAAGTACTGAAGCAGGATCTTAACAAACCACTTAATGTTGAAAAACAAGTTATGATCTTCTATTCATTAACAAAAGGTCATTTAGATGATATTCCAGTAACAGATATTCGTCGTTTCGAAGGTGAATTCCTAAGCTGGTTAGATCACAACCATACAGAACTGTTAGACCATATCCGCACAACAAAAGGTCTTCCTGAAGACGATGCAATGGTCGCTGCGATCAACGAATTCAAGAAGACATTTGTAAAGTCTGAGTAA
- the atpD gene encoding F0F1 ATP synthase subunit beta: MNKGHVLQVMGPVVDVKFANGQLPDIYNSLKVQIADRAELTLEVALHLGDDSVRTIAMASTDGLQRGADVLDTGAPISVPVGDITLGRVFNVLGESIDLDEPLAAGIRRDPIHRQAPTFDQLSTEVEILETGIKVVDLLAPYIKGGKIGLFGGAGVGKTVLIQELINNIAQEHGGISVFAGVGERTREGNDLYHEMSDSGVIKKTAMVFGQMNEPPGARMRVALTGLTMAEYFRDEQGQDVLLFIDNIFRFTQAGSEVSALLGRMPSAVGYQPTLATEMGQLQERITSTNVGSVTSIQAIYVPADDYTDPAPATTFAHLDATTNLERKLSEMGIYPAVDPLASTSRALSPEIVGEEHYSIARNVQQTLQRYKELQDIIAILGMDELSDDDKLTVHRARRVQFFLSQNFHVAEQFTGQKGSYVEVKDTVKGFKDILDGKYDHIPEDAFRLVGPIEDVLAAAKEMGVEV; encoded by the coding sequence ATGAACAAAGGACACGTTCTTCAAGTAATGGGTCCAGTTGTCGATGTCAAGTTCGCTAATGGCCAACTTCCTGATATCTACAACTCATTAAAGGTCCAAATTGCAGATAGAGCTGAACTTACATTAGAGGTTGCCCTTCACCTAGGTGATGATTCTGTACGTACAATCGCGATGGCTTCCACAGATGGTTTACAACGTGGAGCTGACGTGCTTGATACAGGAGCACCAATCTCTGTACCAGTAGGGGATATCACATTAGGTCGTGTATTCAACGTTCTAGGTGAATCAATCGATTTAGACGAGCCTCTTGCAGCAGGTATCCGTCGTGATCCAATTCATAGACAAGCACCTACATTTGATCAGCTTTCAACAGAAGTTGAGATTCTGGAAACAGGTATTAAAGTAGTAGACTTACTTGCTCCTTACATCAAGGGTGGTAAGATCGGTCTATTCGGTGGTGCCGGTGTTGGTAAAACCGTATTAATCCAGGAGCTTATCAACAACATCGCTCAAGAGCACGGCGGTATCTCTGTATTCGCCGGTGTTGGAGAGCGTACTCGTGAAGGTAATGACCTTTACCACGAGATGAGCGACTCTGGCGTTATCAAGAAAACAGCGATGGTATTCGGACAAATGAACGAGCCGCCAGGTGCGCGTATGCGTGTTGCCTTGACGGGTCTTACAATGGCAGAATACTTCCGTGATGAGCAAGGTCAAGACGTACTTCTGTTCATTGATAACATCTTCCGTTTCACGCAAGCAGGTTCAGAGGTTTCTGCCCTACTAGGCCGTATGCCATCAGCCGTTGGTTACCAGCCGACACTTGCTACTGAAATGGGTCAATTGCAAGAGCGTATCACGTCAACTAACGTAGGTTCTGTAACATCGATCCAAGCGATCTATGTACCTGCCGATGACTACACGGATCCGGCTCCTGCTACAACTTTCGCTCACTTGGATGCAACAACGAACCTTGAGCGTAAGCTTTCTGAGATGGGTATCTATCCTGCGGTAGATCCATTAGCATCGACTTCACGTGCTCTTTCTCCGGAAATTGTAGGAGAAGAACACTACAGCATCGCTCGTAATGTTCAACAAACATTACAGCGTTATAAAGAACTTCAAGATATCATTGCGATCCTTGGTATGGATGAGCTTTCTGATGATGATAAGCTGACGGTACACCGCGCTCGTCGTGTACAATTCTTCTTATCTCAAAACTTCCACGTTGCAGAACAGTTCACTGGACAAAAAGGTTCTTACGTTGAAGTGAAAGACACTGTTAAAGGATTCAAAGATATCCTTGACGGTAAATACGATCACATTCCTGAAGATGCGTTCCGTCTAGTAGGTCCGATTGAGGATGTATTAGCAGCAGCTAAAGAAATGGGCGTAGAGGTATAA
- a CDS encoding F0F1 ATP synthase subunit delta yields the protein MSYSTVAKRYALALFSIAKEHNQLEAIEQELRAVKSVFIQNKELSILLENPKFSTDKKKDMLKEAFSSVSVPVLNTLLLMTDRHREDQVVGVVDAFIELSNEARGIAEAKVYSVRALTEDEKTAISASFAKKIGKQSLRIENVIDENILGGLKVRIGNRIYDGTLAGKLDRLERELVR from the coding sequence ATGAGCTACTCTACAGTCGCAAAACGCTATGCGTTAGCTCTTTTTAGTATTGCCAAAGAACACAATCAATTAGAAGCGATTGAACAAGAGCTTCGTGCAGTGAAATCCGTTTTTATCCAAAATAAAGAATTAAGCATTCTTTTGGAAAATCCGAAGTTTTCGACGGATAAGAAGAAAGACATGTTGAAAGAAGCGTTCTCAAGCGTTTCAGTACCAGTATTGAATACACTGCTTCTTATGACTGATCGTCATCGTGAAGATCAGGTAGTGGGCGTTGTCGATGCATTCATCGAGCTATCTAATGAAGCTAGAGGAATTGCAGAAGCAAAGGTGTACTCCGTACGTGCTTTAACAGAGGATGAGAAGACAGCAATCTCAGCTTCTTTTGCTAAGAAAATTGGTAAACAATCATTAAGAATTGAGAATGTGATAGACGAGAACATACTTGGCGGACTTAAGGTCCGTATCGGCAACCGTATTTATGACGGAACACTTGCTGGCAAGTTGGATCGTCTTGAGCGTGAACTTGTTCGTTAA
- a CDS encoding ATP synthase subunit I translates to MPELQQLFNRHRKYIFFLLSLYVLGWGFTSYQSIFLGLILGTGISLFSHWLIMRRTVRFGDAVESGQKVRSLGTFSRMAGAAFAVIIATEYPEHFHLLSVIMGLMTIYLVIMIDYFIQQLLAHK, encoded by the coding sequence ATGCCAGAACTTCAGCAATTGTTTAACAGGCATCGTAAGTACATATTTTTCCTCCTTTCCCTTTACGTCCTCGGTTGGGGTTTTACTTCCTATCAGTCTATTTTCCTTGGGCTTATTTTGGGGACAGGCATCAGTCTGTTTAGTCACTGGCTGATCATGAGGAGGACCGTGCGATTCGGTGATGCAGTAGAATCTGGTCAAAAGGTTCGATCATTAGGAACCTTCTCAAGGATGGCAGGTGCGGCCTTTGCAGTCATTATTGCAACGGAATACCCTGAGCACTTTCATCTCCTGAGCGTCATTATGGGATTAATGACAATTTACCTTGTCATTATGATAGATTATTTTATTCAGCAGCTTTTAGCTCATAAATAG
- the atpE gene encoding F0F1 ATP synthase subunit C, giving the protein MGLLAAAIAIGLAALGAGIGNGLIVSRTVEGMARQPEARGMLQTTMFIGVALVEAIPIIAVVIAFIVMGQ; this is encoded by the coding sequence ATGGGTCTTTTAGCAGCAGCAATTGCAATCGGTTTAGCAGCACTAGGTGCAGGTATTGGTAACGGTCTTATTGTTTCACGTACGGTAGAAGGTATGGCTCGTCAACCGGAAGCTCGTGGAATGCTTCAAACTACAATGTTCATCGGGGTTGCGTTAGTAGAGGCGATTCCTATCATCGCAGTAGTTATCGCATTCATCGTAATGGGTCAATAA
- a CDS encoding AtpZ/AtpI family protein — translation MRQNDRRPYQSMVLYSAILSQLVGSILIGIFGGRWLDGIWSTTPLFLIIGLLLGLATGIYTMLRTVQHFNSGD, via the coding sequence ATGCGTCAAAATGATCGGCGCCCGTATCAATCGATGGTCTTGTATTCTGCTATTCTTTCCCAGCTTGTTGGTTCTATTTTAATAGGGATCTTCGGCGGGAGATGGTTAGATGGAATATGGAGCACCACACCACTTTTCTTAATTATTGGACTACTCCTTGGGCTCGCAACAGGAATCTACACCATGCTCCGTACAGTCCAACATTTCAATTCGGGAGATTAA